In the genome of Limnobaculum zhutongyuii, one region contains:
- a CDS encoding MetQ/NlpA family lipoprotein: MLFKFKTFAAVGALIGSLALAGCGQEEKNPNHIKVGVIVGAELKVAEVAKQVAKDKYGLEVELVSFNDYVLPNEALSKGDIDLNAFQHKPYLDQQMKERGYKLAVVGTTFVYPIAAYSKKIKSIDEIQDGAQIAVPNDPTNLGRSLLLLQKQGLIKLKEGVGLMPTVLDVVENPKHLKIIELEAPQLPRSLDDNQVTLAIINTAYSSQIGLTPTKDGIFVEDKDSPYVNIIVSREDNKDSENVKKFVQAFHSDEVFNAADKEFKGGAIKGW, encoded by the coding sequence ATGCTATTTAAGTTTAAAACCTTTGCCGCAGTTGGTGCTCTTATTGGATCTCTCGCGCTGGCGGGATGCGGACAGGAAGAGAAAAACCCTAATCACATCAAAGTTGGCGTTATTGTTGGTGCTGAATTAAAAGTTGCTGAAGTCGCTAAACAAGTGGCAAAAGACAAATATGGTCTGGAAGTAGAACTGGTGTCATTTAATGACTATGTGCTGCCAAACGAAGCGTTAAGCAAAGGTGATATTGACCTGAATGCTTTTCAGCATAAGCCATATTTAGACCAGCAAATGAAAGAGCGCGGCTATAAGTTAGCGGTTGTGGGCACCACTTTTGTTTATCCGATTGCGGCCTACTCCAAGAAGATCAAATCTATCGATGAAATTCAGGATGGCGCGCAAATCGCAGTACCTAACGATCCAACCAACCTTGGTCGTTCTCTGTTGTTATTACAAAAACAGGGTCTGATTAAGTTGAAAGAGGGTGTTGGCCTGATGCCTACCGTACTGGATGTGGTTGAGAATCCAAAACATCTGAAGATCATCGAACTGGAAGCACCACAGTTACCACGTTCTTTGGATGACAATCAGGTGACTCTGGCGATTATCAATACTGCTTATTCCAGCCAGATTGGTTTAACTCCAACTAAAGATGGCATCTTCGTTGAAGATAAAGATTCTCCTTACGTGAACATCATCGTTTCCCGTGAAGATAATAAAGACTCTGAAAACGTGAAGAAATTCGTTCAGGCATTCCATTCTGACGAAGTATTCAACGCTGCAGATAAAGAGTTTAAAGGTGGCGCAATTAAAGGTTGGTAA
- a CDS encoding methionine ABC transporter permease MetI, whose product MSEAMMWMMGKATWETIVMTFTSGFFGFVIGLPAGVLLYITRPGQILENPTLHRGLSAVINVFRSIPFIILIVWIIPFTTIVAGTFIGLKAALVPLSIGAAPFIARMVENTLLEIPSGLVEAARAMGATPLQIIRKVLLPEALPGLINSATITLITLLGYSAMGGAVGAGGLGQLGYQYGYVRYDATVMNTVLILLVILVYIIQFCGDRLVKAATHK is encoded by the coding sequence ATGTCTGAGGCAATGATGTGGATGATGGGTAAAGCCACCTGGGAAACCATCGTCATGACTTTTACATCTGGTTTTTTTGGCTTTGTCATTGGCCTTCCGGCCGGTGTACTACTCTATATCACCAGACCGGGGCAAATTCTTGAGAATCCTACGCTTCATCGTGGACTATCAGCAGTAATCAACGTGTTTCGTTCCATTCCGTTTATTATTCTGATCGTATGGATTATTCCATTTACCACCATTGTTGCTGGCACCTTTATCGGTTTAAAAGCCGCACTGGTTCCACTGAGTATCGGGGCGGCTCCGTTTATTGCCCGCATGGTGGAAAACACCCTGCTGGAAATTCCAAGCGGTTTAGTTGAAGCTGCCCGAGCAATGGGTGCAACCCCATTACAAATTATTCGTAAAGTTTTGCTTCCTGAAGCATTACCCGGATTAATTAACAGTGCCACCATTACGCTTATTACCCTACTGGGATATTCAGCCATGGGTGGAGCCGTTGGCGCAGGTGGCTTAGGTCAACTAGGCTATCAATATGGATATGTCAGATATGACGCAACAGTGATGAATACTGTTCTTATTCTGTTAGTTATATTGGTTTATATCATTCAGTTCTGTGGTGACCGTCTTGTCAAAGCCGCTACTCATAAATAA
- the metN gene encoding methionine ABC transporter ATP-binding protein MetN: protein MIKLQNITKIFQQKNLTITALSDVSLHVPAGQIYGVIGASGAGKSTLIRCVNLLERPTSGRVLVDNQDLTALDSTGLTKARRQIGMIFQHFNLLSSRTVSGNVALPLELDNMPSAERNKRVAELLDLVGLSDKHDTYPANLSGGQKQRVAIARALASNPKILLCDEATSALDPATTRSILELLKDINRRLGLTILLITHEMDVVKRICDQVAVISDGKLIEQDSVSAMFSHPKTPLAQQFIQSTLHLDIPDDYSERLSPEQKENTHPLLRLEFTGQSVDAPLLSEVARSYNINNNIISAQMDYAGGVKFGVMLTEIHGTQEETAAAIQFLQDHHVKVEVLGYV, encoded by the coding sequence ATGATTAAACTTCAGAATATTACCAAAATATTCCAGCAAAAGAACCTGACTATCACGGCGCTTTCTGACGTGAGTCTCCATGTTCCTGCCGGACAAATCTATGGCGTTATCGGTGCTTCAGGTGCCGGTAAAAGTACGCTGATTCGCTGTGTGAATTTACTTGAGCGGCCAACTTCAGGTCGGGTCTTGGTGGATAATCAGGATTTGACTGCCCTTGATTCGACGGGCTTGACCAAAGCACGCCGTCAGATCGGCATGATATTTCAACACTTCAATTTACTCTCTTCCCGTACGGTGTCCGGTAACGTCGCTCTGCCATTAGAGCTGGACAATATGCCATCAGCGGAAAGAAATAAGCGCGTAGCAGAGCTATTAGATCTGGTTGGGCTAAGCGACAAGCATGATACCTATCCTGCCAACCTGTCCGGTGGACAGAAGCAACGTGTAGCTATTGCCCGAGCTCTCGCCAGCAATCCTAAAATTCTGCTGTGTGACGAAGCAACCAGTGCGCTGGATCCGGCAACCACGCGTTCGATTCTTGAACTATTAAAAGATATCAACCGCCGTTTAGGATTAACAATTCTGTTAATTACCCATGAAATGGATGTGGTAAAACGCATTTGCGATCAGGTTGCAGTTATTAGCGATGGCAAATTGATTGAACAGGACAGCGTTAGTGCTATGTTCTCTCATCCTAAAACACCATTGGCTCAACAATTTATTCAGTCAACGCTGCATCTGGATATTCCGGATGATTACTCCGAACGTTTGAGCCCGGAACAGAAAGAGAATACCCACCCATTATTGCGTCTGGAGTTTACCGGACAATCAGTGGATGCGCCGTTGCTCTCTGAGGTGGCCCGTAGTTATAACATTAATAACAACATTATCAGTGCCCAGATGGATTATGCCGGTGGCGTTAAATTTGGTGTCATGCTGACTGAGATTCACGGTACGCAGGAAGAAACCGCGGCTGCAATCCAGTTCCTTCAAGATCACCATGTAAAAGTTGAGGTATTAGGTTATGTCTGA
- the gmhB gene encoding D-glycero-beta-D-manno-heptose 1,7-bisphosphate 7-phosphatase has translation MANSIPAVFLDRDGTINIDHGYVHEIDQFQFIDGVIEACAELKKMGFALVLVTNQSGIARGKFTEEQFMTLTEWMDWSLADRDVDLDGIYYCPHHPEGTVSEFAQTCDCRKPQPGMLLSAQKELNIDMAASYMVGDKPEDMQAAINAGVGHKVLVRTGKPVTPEGEALADMVLDSLTALPNAIKSGQFSR, from the coding sequence GTGGCGAATTCTATACCAGCAGTTTTTCTTGACCGGGACGGGACAATTAATATTGACCATGGGTACGTTCATGAAATAGATCAGTTTCAGTTTATTGATGGGGTAATTGAAGCCTGCGCTGAGCTGAAAAAAATGGGTTTTGCTTTAGTTTTGGTAACCAATCAATCTGGCATAGCCAGAGGAAAATTCACAGAGGAACAGTTTATGACTCTGACTGAATGGATGGATTGGTCGCTGGCGGATCGTGATGTAGATCTGGATGGCATCTATTATTGTCCACATCATCCGGAAGGAACGGTTAGTGAGTTCGCCCAAACTTGCGATTGCCGTAAACCACAGCCCGGTATGTTGTTATCAGCACAGAAAGAGTTAAATATCGATATGGCCGCTTCTTATATGGTAGGGGATAAACCCGAAGATATGCAGGCGGCAATAAATGCTGGTGTAGGGCACAAAGTTCTGGTTAGAACGGGGAAACCTGTTACACCAGAAGGTGAAGCCTTGGCAGATATGGTGTTAGACAGCCTTACAGCATTACCAAATGCTATTAAGTCAGGTCAATTTAGTCGATAA